In Flavobacteriales bacterium, the following are encoded in one genomic region:
- the bshC gene encoding bacillithiol biosynthesis cysteine-adding enzyme BshC has translation MNESNIPLEISNQVSPLILDYTNEKKATQPFYTYPNNLEGFKSKIQSTQFTKTQRALLVQQLKQQYATNNIPAPKRIDSLLNENTFVVTTGHQLCLFGGPQYFIHKIVSTIKLAQQLKDQFPTYNFLPLFWLASEDHDFEEISHAHIYRTTIQSTTDLKGAVGRMPMTIFKDSYQELFELLGDRVPPIQELFDVNFKSTTLAQATTKWVNQLFENTDLIILDGDDKALKRSFIPTIQKELENEDSFNTINSTSAKLKELGYKAQVTPRAINLFYLNNNLRERIVLDNKVYRVLNTDITFSSEEILEELSNHPERFSPNAVLRPVYQEAILPNLAYIGGPGELAYWLQLRSNFDQLNIPFPVLVLRDLIVTTDDKTLANIHKLNLKLEDFFLNEDDLIKKYLKNTPSTHLDFEIELNALLELKSRVLEKTQGVDHSLTGMVEAEFVKMRKGIERINQKTQKSIKQREEVALNKIKNIKQKITPNDKLAERKESFIPNYLQNPSQYIEKLIHISNPFISEIKVFKQ, from the coding sequence ATGAACGAATCAAATATTCCATTAGAAATCAGTAACCAAGTTTCTCCTTTAATTCTTGATTATACTAACGAAAAAAAGGCTACTCAACCTTTTTATACCTACCCCAATAACCTAGAGGGTTTTAAAAGTAAAATCCAATCAACTCAATTCACAAAAACGCAAAGAGCATTGCTTGTTCAACAACTTAAACAACAATACGCTACTAACAATATTCCTGCTCCAAAACGAATTGACTCCTTACTCAACGAAAACACTTTTGTTGTAACGACCGGACATCAACTATGTTTATTTGGAGGTCCTCAATATTTTATTCATAAAATTGTTTCTACAATAAAATTAGCTCAACAACTTAAAGATCAGTTCCCTACCTATAACTTCCTCCCTCTATTTTGGTTGGCGAGTGAAGACCATGATTTTGAAGAAATTAGCCACGCACATATTTATCGAACAACGATACAAAGCACTACCGACCTTAAAGGAGCTGTTGGTCGAATGCCTATGACTATTTTTAAAGATTCCTACCAAGAACTTTTTGAACTTTTAGGAGATAGAGTGCCCCCTATCCAAGAACTTTTTGACGTTAATTTTAAGTCTACAACATTAGCTCAAGCAACCACAAAATGGGTAAATCAACTCTTTGAAAATACAGACTTAATAATTTTAGACGGCGATGATAAAGCCTTAAAAAGAAGCTTTATTCCAACGATTCAAAAAGAATTAGAAAATGAAGATTCTTTTAATACTATCAACTCAACTTCAGCCAAATTAAAAGAACTTGGATATAAAGCACAAGTTACCCCAAGAGCTATTAATCTCTTTTACCTAAACAACAACTTAAGAGAACGCATTGTTTTGGATAATAAAGTATATCGTGTTTTAAATACTGACATCACATTTTCTAGTGAAGAAATTCTAGAAGAGCTTTCAAACCACCCGGAACGTTTTAGTCCTAATGCTGTTTTAAGGCCTGTTTACCAAGAAGCTATTTTACCAAACTTAGCTTACATAGGAGGCCCAGGAGAACTAGCTTATTGGCTACAATTGCGTTCTAATTTTGATCAGTTAAACATTCCTTTTCCTGTGTTGGTTTTACGCGACCTCATTGTCACTACAGATGACAAAACACTTGCAAACATCCATAAGCTCAACCTCAAACTTGAAGATTTTTTCTTAAATGAGGACGACTTAATCAAAAAGTACCTTAAAAACACCCCTTCTACACACCTTGATTTTGAGATTGAGTTAAATGCTTTGCTAGAACTAAAAAGTCGAGTACTAGAAAAAACACAAGGCGTAGATCATTCATTAACAGGAATGGTTGAAGCCGAATTTGTAAAAATGCGAAAAGGTATTGAACGCATTAACCAAAAAACTCAAAAGAGCATTAAACAACGTGAGGAAGTGGCTTTAAATAAGATTAAAAATATTAAACAGAAAATCACTCCAAATGATAAATTAGCTGAGCGAAAAGAGAGTTTTATCCCTAATTATCTTCAAAACCCAAGCCAATACATCGAAAAACTGATACATATTAGCAACCCTTTCATCAGCGAAATCAAAGTGTTTAAACAATAA
- a CDS encoding OsmC family protein codes for MNHKIKTEWKGKMAFNSTVIGGEVALDADDAVGGEGNGVRPKVLMLSSLSGCTGMDVASLMKKMRTAESVSKFTVDVEGSLTEEHPKVYDKVHVVYTFEGTAMNQVKLEKAVNLSIERYCGVFEMFRQFATVTHEINFIEQ; via the coding sequence ATGAATCATAAGATAAAAACAGAATGGAAAGGAAAGATGGCCTTTAATTCTACAGTAATAGGAGGAGAGGTAGCCTTAGATGCTGACGATGCAGTAGGAGGAGAGGGAAATGGAGTAAGACCCAAGGTCTTAATGCTAAGTTCATTGAGTGGATGCACAGGAATGGATGTAGCATCACTAATGAAAAAAATGCGGACAGCCGAAAGTGTTTCAAAGTTTACAGTAGATGTTGAGGGGAGCTTAACAGAAGAGCATCCTAAAGTTTATGACAAAGTACATGTTGTATATACTTTTGAGGGTACAGCAATGAATCAAGTAAAATTAGAAAAGGCAGTCAACCTTTCAATAGAACGTTATTGTGGTGTTTTTGAGATGTTCAGACAGTTTGCAACTGTTACCCATGAAATCAATTTTATAGAACAGTAA